In Deltaproteobacteria bacterium PRO3, the genomic stretch TGAAGACGTCCATCACCGGGCCCATGATGTCGACCGCGACGACCTGCTGCTTGGAGCATTCCTCGAGGAACTGTTCGCGCAGGTGTTGGCCGACGAAGGTGAAGATGATGATGGCGTGCTTCTTCTTCGCCTCGCCGATCACGTGGACCATCTTGGGGTGGTCGGTCACTCGGGCCTTGCGGACGATGTTGACGTTCTCGATCTTGAACTGTCGCAGCGCCGCGAAGGAGAGATTCATTGCCAACTCGCCGGTGGCGTCGCTGACGGCGAAGATATGATAGGTGGGGGCTTGCTGTGCCATACGCTTTTGCTCTTTTTCTCGCTTTTGCGTTCTTATCCTGGAACGCGGCGGCCGATGGGTTGGTCTTAATGCGTCGTCCCTGCTTGTCGCCCGGTCTCCGGGCCTCTGGGGGGCTCCCTTCCGGGCCCTGCGGAACTCGCATCATCACATTGCATCGAGCACCCTCCCCCTTAAAATGATAACCTTACTTCTTGCCGCCGCTCCCTAGCCTTAAGGAAGGCTCAAACAGTCCTCGGTCCCTCCAGGGACCCCCCAGATTCCCTCCGACCTACCGCTTACAAAAATAAGAGGGACGGAAAAAGAAAAATTTATAGAAAGAAATTCGTCTCTTAACCTCTACCCTATAATAGAAGCCCGTTGACAGCTCGGGATCATCCCTGGAGGGACCGAGGACCTGTCTGAGCCTTCCTTAAAGCCTAGTGCCCATTCCGCTGGGCAGTAGCCTTCGGATCCGAGGAGGCGACGGCAACGGCAATTATAATACCGCGAGTTCCGCAGGGCCCGGAAGGGATGAATCCCGAGATGCCGACGGGCCACCTTAATTCCCCGGCAGCAGTCGCACCTTCTCGTTATTCTCTAAGGAAGACTCCCCAACCCCAGCGACGGCCGCGGCGCCCTCCCCTTGCCCATGCAAGCGCCCCATCTTGTCGCCGAATTTTGTCAGCCGCCCCTCCGCGTCCTCGAAGGCCCCCTGAGCGTTGTTCAGGTGCACGCCCACCTTGCGGAAGGCCTCGGCGATGCGCCCCAGATCCGCGCCCAGACGGTTCAGGCCGTTTAAGATTTCCTTGGCCTCCTTCTCGATGCGTAAACCCTTCAAACCGAGGACGATGGTGTGCAGGTAGACATAGAGCGTGTTCGGCGACACCGGGATCACCCGACGAGCCATCGCGTAGTTGGCCAATAGGTGATCGCCCTCGCTGAGATCCGACTTGATGATGATCTCGTAATAGACATTTTCCGCCGGGACATACATCAAGGCGAAGTCGAAGGTGTCCTCGTCGGGCCGGATGTACTTGTCCGCGATCGCATTGATGTGCTTCTTGACGTCGCTTACGAAGAGGGTCTTGAGGGCGCGCTTCTCGGCCTCCTGCTCGGTGGCCAAGAGGCGCTGGAAGTTTTCGAGGGGGAACTTGGCGTCCACCGGGACCCATTTGTCGCCCAGCCGGATGGCGGCGTCGACCTTCTCGCCGTTCTTAAAGGCGTGCTGCAGCTCGTAGTGCTCGCGCGGCAAGATCTGCGCCAGGAGATCCGAAAGGAAAAACTCGCCCAGCGAGCCGCGCAGCTTGGGGGCCTTGAGGATCTCTTGCAAGGATCGGATATCCTTGCCGACCTCGAAGAGCCGCTGGTTGGCCTCTTCCAATTTGCCCAACTTGCCCTGAACCTCGGCCACGACGCGGGCCGCGTTGTCGAGCCGTTGATTGACGGTTTCTTGTGATTTTTGAAGGACTTCGCTGGAGTCTTTCAAGCGCTGATTGAGCTGCTGATTGAGTTGGCCGAGCTGGCTTTGCAGCAGGTGAGCGCTGCCCTCGAGGTTGACCCGCACCTGCTCGCGCAGCGCCTCGACCTGCTGGTTGAGCAGCAGCAGGGGCATGTCGGCCTCGGGAGATTTTTCGAGGCTCTTCTGCAGGTCGCGATGCTTGACGAGGAGAAAGACCAACAAGGCGAGGACCGCGACGAGGATGGCTAGGAGGGCCCAGGTCATAGGGATTCCTAACGAAGGGC encodes the following:
- a CDS encoding DNA recombination protein RmuC yields the protein MTWALLAILVAVLALLVFLLVKHRDLQKSLEKSPEADMPLLLLNQQVEALREQVRVNLEGSAHLLQSQLGQLNQQLNQRLKDSSEVLQKSQETVNQRLDNAARVVAEVQGKLGKLEEANQRLFEVGKDIRSLQEILKAPKLRGSLGEFFLSDLLAQILPREHYELQHAFKNGEKVDAAIRLGDKWVPVDAKFPLENFQRLLATEQEAEKRALKTLFVSDVKKHINAIADKYIRPDEDTFDFALMYVPAENVYYEIIIKSDLSEGDHLLANYAMARRVIPVSPNTLYVYLHTIVLGLKGLRIEKEAKEILNGLNRLGADLGRIAEAFRKVGVHLNNAQGAFEDAEGRLTKFGDKMGRLHGQGEGAAAVAGVGESSLENNEKVRLLPGN